A genomic stretch from Nilaparvata lugens isolate BPH chromosome 8, ASM1435652v1, whole genome shotgun sequence includes:
- the LOC111050464 gene encoding adenylosuccinate lyase isoform X1: protein MSDSKYHEYCSPLSTRYASVEMQYNFSDMKKFRTWRQLWVNLAQAQKELGFDIKEEQLEEMRSKIDQIDFKMAAEEEKQTRHDVMAHVHTFANACPKAAPIIHLGATSCYVGDNTDLIILKDGFDILLPKLANCISRLAKFADEYKDVPTLGFTHLQPAQLTTVGKRACLWLQDLLMDNRNLRRVRDDLRFRGVKGTTGTQASFMSLFNGDQEKVKALDKRVTELSGFKSAYIICGQTYTRKVDIDCVVALSGLGASVHKMCTDIRLLANMKEIEEPFEKSQIGSSAMAYKRNPMRSERCCALARHLMSLQNSALNTAATQWFERTLDDSANRRLTLSEAFLGADCILMTLQNILEGLVVYPKVIERHINQELPFMATENIIMAVVKAGGDRQECHEYIRVLSQEASQQVKQKGLDNDLVARIKAHPYFVKVLPILDSLLDAETFVGRAPHQVAEFLKEEVRPVLEECKDIISNSSVVLNI, encoded by the exons GAGCTTGGCTTCGATATAAAGGAAGAACAACTGGAAGAGATGCGATCGAAGATCGATCAGATTGATTTCAAAATGGCTGCCGAGGAAGAGAAGCAGACTCGACATGATGTGATGGCTCACGTGCACACGTTTGCAAATGCGTGTCCCAAGGCTGCCCCCATCATTCATTTGGGTGCCACGTCGTGCTATGTCGGCGACAATACT gaCTTGATAATTCTGAAAGATGGTTTCGACATTCTGCTACCTAAGCTGGCCAACTGTATCAGCCGTCTTGCCAAATTCGCTGATGAATACAAAGATGTGCCCACTCTTGGCTTCACTCATCTTCA ACCCGCACAATTGACCACCGTTGGAAAGCGAGCATGTCTGTGGCTTCAAGACTTGCTGATGGACAACAGAAACTTGCGAAGGGTCAGGGATGACCTCAGGTTCCGTGGAGTCAAGGGAACAACTGGAACCCAAGCCTCATTCATGTCACTTTTCAATG GAGACCAAGAAAAAGTGAAGGCACTGGACAAGAGAGTAACAGAGCTGTCTGGCTTCAAATCAGCGTACATAATTTGTGGCCAGACTTACACGAGAAAAGTGGATATTGACTGTGTTGTAGCTCTGTCTGGCTTAGGAGCTTCTGTTCACAAG ATGTGCACGGACATCAGATTGCTGGCGAACATGAAGGAGATCGAGGAGCCGTTCGAGAAGTCGCAGATCGGCTCGAGTGCAATGGCTTACAAGCGCAACCCGATGCGTAGTGAGCGATGCTGTGCGTTGGCCAGGCACCTCATGTCGCTGCAGAACAGTGCCTTGAACACAGCCGCCACTCAGTGGTTCGAGCGCACACTTGATGACAGTGCCAACAG GAGACTGACACTGTCAGAAGCATTCCTAGGTGCTGACTGTATTTTGATGACTCTGCAAAATATCTTGGAAGGCCTTGTCGTGTACCCGAAAGTGATTGAAAGGCACATCAATCAGGAATTACCATTCATGGCAACAGAAAACATCATAATGGCTGTTGTTAAGGCGGGAGGAGACAGACAG GAATGTCATGAATATATCAGAGTTCTGTCACAAGAAGCTAGTCAGCAAGTGAAACAGAAGGGACTCGACAATGACTTGGTAGCTCGAATCAAAGCTCATCCCTACTTCGTGAAAGTTCTGCCAATCTTGGATTCTCTTCTGGATGCGGAAACGTTTGTTGGAAGAGCTCCTCACCAG GTGGCAGAATTTCTTAAGGAAGAAGTGCGACCAGTTCTGGAGGAATGTAAGGACATTATTTCGAACAGCTCTGTGGTATTGAACATTTGA
- the LOC111050464 gene encoding adenylosuccinate lyase isoform X2 — MSDSKYHEYCSPLSTRYASVEMQYNFSDMKKFRTWRQLWVNLAQAQKELGFDIKEEQLEEMRSKIDQIDFKMAAEEEKQTRHDVMAHVHTFAHACPKAAPIIHLGATSCYVGDNTDLIILKDGFDILLPKLANCISRLAKFADEYKDVPTLGFTHLQPAQLTTVGKRACLWLQDLLMDNRNLRRVRDDLRFRGVKGTTGTQASFMSLFNGDQEKVKALDKRVTELSGFKSAYIICGQTYTRKVDIDCVVALSGLGASVHKMCTDIRLLANMKEIEEPFEKSQIGSSAMAYKRNPMRSERCCALARHLMSLQNSALNTAATQWFERTLDDSANRRLTLSEAFLGADCILMTLQNILEGLVVYPKVIERHINQELPFMATENIIMAVVKAGGDRQECHEYIRVLSQEASQQVKQKGLDNDLVARIKAHPYFVKVLPILDSLLDAETFVGRAPHQVAEFLKEEVRPVLEECKDIISNSSVVLNI, encoded by the exons GAGCTTGGCTTCGATATAAAGGAAGAACAACTGGAAGAGATGCGATCGAAGATCGATCAGATTGATTTCAAAATGGCTGCCGAGGAAGAGAAGCAGACTCGACATGATGTGATGGCTCACGTGCACACGTTTGCACACGCGTGTCCCAAGGCTGCTCCCATCATTCATTTGGGAGCCACGTCGTGCTATGTCGGTGACAATACT gaCTTGATAATTCTGAAAGATGGTTTCGACATTCTGCTACCTAAGCTGGCCAACTGTATCAGCCGTCTTGCCAAATTCGCTGATGAATACAAAGATGTGCCCACTCTTGGCTTCACTCATCTTCA ACCCGCACAATTGACCACCGTTGGAAAGCGAGCATGTCTGTGGCTTCAAGACTTGCTGATGGACAACAGAAACTTGCGAAGGGTCAGGGATGACCTCAGGTTCCGTGGAGTCAAGGGAACAACTGGAACCCAAGCCTCATTCATGTCACTTTTCAATG GAGACCAAGAAAAAGTGAAGGCACTGGACAAGAGAGTAACAGAGCTGTCTGGCTTCAAATCAGCGTACATAATTTGTGGCCAGACTTACACGAGAAAAGTGGATATTGACTGTGTTGTAGCTCTGTCTGGCTTAGGAGCTTCTGTTCACAAG ATGTGCACGGACATCAGATTGCTGGCGAACATGAAGGAGATCGAGGAGCCGTTCGAGAAGTCGCAGATCGGCTCGAGTGCAATGGCTTACAAGCGCAACCCGATGCGTAGTGAGCGATGCTGTGCGTTGGCCAGGCACCTCATGTCGCTGCAGAACAGTGCCTTGAACACAGCCGCCACTCAGTGGTTCGAGCGCACACTTGATGACAGTGCCAACAG GAGACTGACACTGTCAGAAGCATTCCTAGGTGCTGACTGTATTTTGATGACTCTGCAAAATATCTTGGAAGGCCTTGTCGTGTACCCGAAAGTGATTGAAAGGCACATCAATCAGGAATTACCATTCATGGCAACAGAAAACATCATAATGGCTGTTGTTAAGGCGGGAGGAGACAGACAG GAATGTCATGAATATATCAGAGTTCTGTCACAAGAAGCTAGTCAGCAAGTGAAACAGAAGGGACTCGACAATGACTTGGTAGCTCGAATCAAAGCTCATCCCTACTTCGTGAAAGTTCTGCCAATCTTGGATTCTCTTCTGGATGCGGAAACGTTTGTTGGAAGAGCTCCTCACCAG GTGGCAGAATTTCTTAAGGAAGAAGTGCGACCAGTTCTGGAGGAATGTAAGGACATTATTTCGAACAGCTCTGTGGTATTGAACATTTGA